One Misgurnus anguillicaudatus chromosome 5, ASM2758022v2, whole genome shotgun sequence genomic window, CTGACCTATAACCATCTGTGCACAGTGTGCAGGACCGTTTGTTTAAAAACTTAGTCGGCACGATGGACTGTGGTGGAAGGTGCTCTTATGTATGGCTGCATTTTGCAAAATCAAATCTAAGtgtaataaaaaagtttattcaTCAGataaaagaaatttatacagatctcaaacaacatgagggtgagtaaattatgacacaaTTTCCATTTttcaactatccctttaaaatcagGGCTAAAATATTAGTGCTGCAATTGCGCAGGTCACGTATGCATTGTGTAAAACGGACTTAGTagttatgtgtctgaaactgctGAATGTAGCATGTATATATCTGAGTTGGTGCAAAATAGTCAATGCAAGactcatttgcatattcatatctgTGGTCCGAGCTGTGAGATTAAGTAGAGGCAGGGACTCATTTGGATATTCATCGGTGCGCATGTactaaaagagaaaacattcaagctgttttaaagggacagtaagtaggattttcccccatctagtggtgtaATTgtgttttgcattcaaacgaatagtgctgtctagcgcctcgcttttcctaatgcgtgttgcaactacggtagccttTATGTACTCACTGATTTGTTCGaaaattctgaacaaaaatgcATTGTGGAAACACGttttggtaggctagtgctttttgtccctctctgctattatagtttatcagtatggcGAAACGACGTAGAAGCCTCCTTGTCCctttaaagcatgaagaaattactggcacaggaaaaacttttacatatgctattatgatactcaaagatgagttttaaaaaataaaatacagggtGACTTTAAATCTCTGAGGCTAGTTTTATAACACTGATTATAGCACTGTGCTCCTCTGTAgatcagtggtagagcattgcgttagaagtgcaaaaggtcatcatctagggcagtggttcccaaactttttgctttttaggtttaattacacagaattcatgataaatggatgtattttataaaatgacataaaactgggggccccctggaaccatctcgcggcccccagtttgaaaaccactgatctagggaACACACGTTggtaaaagaaatgtataccacgtaatgcactgtaagtctctTCGGATAAAAAAttctgccaaatgtgtaaatgtaagattcagttttaaaacaaaatacctATAATAACCAAACCTTGTCATTTAGattctatagcagaataaaagtttttgtttacatcatatatgtgtgtgaactgtgtataataattatgtatatattaatatgcacacatgcatgtataaatttaagaaaaatatatatttatatattaagtatttatatgtatataatataaattattcataaatatacaaatgtatatacaaatGGAaacttttcttaaatatatacatgcatgtgtgtgcatttatctatacaaagttattatacacagtacacatacatatatgatggaaactaaaacttttattttgctataaattaatcgcaattaatcgttatgcatccctaaatGGAATACAACCTTTTAGCCCCCTTTAAACATTGAGCTCTAGTTCAACATACAGTTTCATCCACTTGAGTATTGATGATAACAATAAACTAATATAGGTTTTTTTAtacacagaaatgtatattaGTTGCTATTTGCCCTGcatttatttgactttattcaTTGCAACTATTTACCAGCATGTGAGCATAGATATACTTTTACTAGGGTTGTGTATCGATGCATCGCGTTCCCCATTAAAAAtatctgtctgaaatcgattctgaatcgcaaggctgcaaTTCTGTGCTTCATGCACAACTTGTGCATGTACTACAGCTCTGTGATCaataggaagtccttatcaatctgaaatcactatgagtttgagtcatttataacgtgcatttaaaaaagcaacacccgttaaacaaaatcttttaaaatatttttttattatcatgaaaatacctgaaacaatttgaagaacagcgataaaATATGCctctagacatttcctggaatagcgtttgtaatggtactttttctgtggcacaaatggcgtttctgcacgagagcgccctctggcttttggatgtggcggcatttcaccgtaattcattaaaattcattcattacgaaaacgcgcatttgcacgattaatcgtcatAGCCCTAACTATTACAGCACAACAACTTTTTGGACACAACTTTGTTGTAATCTGGTTTTGAATCTAGCTTGaatatttcaaataataaaaataaactatgaATATAAAGTATACTAAGCCTATAAGCTTAAGGTTAGCACCCTAAAACTTTAGCCATTGGGTTATTGCCACTCGTTGACTAACATGGTCGGTTTTCTTTCTGTTTTAGCGATGGATCCATCCATTACATTGTGGCAGTTTCTGCTGCACCTGCTGGAAGATCAGAGTCAGAAGCACCTGATCTCCTGGACGTCTGATGATGGAGAATTCAAGCTGCTGGACGCTGAGGAAGTGGCCAGACTCTGGGGGCTCCGCAAGAACAAAACCAACATGAATTATGACAAACTGAGCAGGGCACTTCGTTACTACTATGACAAGGTATGTGTAGAGACCAAGATGTTCACCATGTCTGTAAAAATGAGTTTTTCAGTGAATGACATTTAGACAGCTTTTATATACTGTCTTGAATGATGCCAAATGAGTACATCGCTCAAttgaaaaataacattttaattaaataaaatgaatagaaaATTTGTTACATTGTAACAATCTAACAGTATAACATAAtgtaatatatttatgtattaacaaaataatacaGTCAATGTGGCATTAACATTtcttttgcatttatttgtgCTGGGcgaagattaatcgcgattaattgcatacaaaataaaagtctttttttgcataatatatgtgtgtgtgtgtgtgtgtgtgtgtgtatgtaatgtgtgtaattattatgtatatttaaccacataCATTCACATACATGTattcatttcagattttttatttatatataattttttaaaatttatatataatatagaatatacaaaaatgtaaataaatatatatatacatgtaaaacatgaatgtgtttgtaatgtatttatatatacctaataattacacacagcacacgtataatatgccaaaaatcaattttatttgtatagattaatcgcgattaatctttgcccagcactaactTATAtcctaaatttttttttttacaaaattagAGCGAGTGCTATATTGTCTAATGTCAAGTGCACATTAATGTTTAGCCCTTTTATTTCACCCACCCACAGAATATTATTAGGAAGGTTAGCGGCCAGAAGTTTGTCTACAAGTTTGTGACATTTCCCGACCCCAACTCTGCTGATGGGATGAAAGGGCCCGAGGATTCCCAGAGGGCCAGTACAGGGGAGAAATTGGAGCAGTCCATCCAGACAAAACCTTTAGGCGGTGCTAACGTCACCAACTCATGTCTCTCCAAGAGCCTGCAGGTCCAGCGCTCCTCCCCCGGCTCAGTGCAGCGCAGCTCCCGCAACGATTACATGAAGTCCGGTCTCTATTCTACGTTCACTATTCAATCCCTCCAGACACCCTGTAAAGCCACATCCAGACCCATTAAAACAGAGCACACCCTGGGTGACACCAGCCCCAAAACTGCCTCAATGGACCGCACATTGCATGAGGTCAGCCTCTTTCTGGATCTTATTGCTTGAGAAAGACATTCGTATCTGTGGATTCTTTCGCTGTGATTATGTACGTGTGCTTTGCAGGTGCGTGTGCATTATACAGAAGCACAACAGGGTAGTGTTCAGGCCCAGTCGACTGTAGAGAGCAGTAGTCTGCAGGTGATCGTGACCCACCCGTCTCCATGTGCTACACCTGCACTCAGCCCCCAGACACCCTCTGGCTCTGCCACTGCAGTCACGGTATGGATTTACTCATTTATATTTATCatataatataagaattgattTATTGATACAACTTTGCAAATTGAGTGGAATATACAGCTGTGTACCTCTAGTTGTATTTGacacgtctcgggttacgtatgtaactgttgttcactgagaagggaacgagacgctgcgtctccacTGCCATACTTcttgcgtccctgtaatgccgtctttggcaatatttcagatagtgatatacttcctgactcccgcgtcaccctgtctttgtcgttaagcctcaccattggttgaatttaatatacacattcagacgcacttacccctggaggcgtccacAAAGTGTCaatgcagtgacgcagcgcgagttccctatGAAAGGttactgtaacaatgtatcttaaaaggtatcACGATGTAACCTTCCTCTTACCTGAAATGTGTCCCcgcatttagtccttgaatttgagggtattggacctgaaaaaagtccttgaaatgtccttgaatttaaagttaacaaaggtgtgggaaccctgtgggTGTTTCTTAATCCTTAACTTAAATTCATCTTATTGTCCCACAGAACGCCCAGCCGCAGAAGAGCCAGAGTTTGGGCGACCCGccccagatctacctatctgaTCCCAGCTCTCTGACCTCCCTCATTCCTTTGGCTCATGGGGAATGTGTGGTCAACCCCTCTCAGCCGGTGTTTGTGGTCATTAAGCCTCCACATGTAGGGCTGACCAAAGAGTCCAGCATCCTGCCTGAAGAACGCATACTGGAGATCGTTAATCTGGATGAAAA contains:
- the elk1 gene encoding ETS domain-containing protein Elk-1: MESNSLISAMDPSITLWQFLLHLLEDQSQKHLISWTSDDGEFKLLDAEEVARLWGLRKNKTNMNYDKLSRALRYYYDKNIIRKVSGQKFVYKFVTFPDPNSADGMKGPEDSQRASTGEKLEQSIQTKPLGGANVTNSCLSKSLQVQRSSPGSVQRSSRNDYMKSGLYSTFTIQSLQTPCKATSRPIKTEHTLGDTSPKTASMDRTLHEVRVHYTEAQQGSVQAQSTVESSSLQVIVTHPSPCATPALSPQTPSGSATAVTNAQPQKSQSLGDPPQIYLSDPSSLTSLIPLAHGECVVNPSQPVFVVIKPPHVGLTKESSILPEERILEIVNLDEKSEDEAQPVSAVPGVTDAPIPVDATTPCVEPAVQTVGEGEVKDKPELPEDTNTASASLPVSTQEVHPPKSKKPRVLELPSSSSSPLLPPGLSLDKVNAAVNSLLAPGSAANTLTPTVITSHALTPVLLTPSPLPSTIHFWSTLSPIAPRSPAKLSFQFPSNGSNQIQIPALSVDGLSTPVVLSPGPQKP